The proteins below are encoded in one region of Amycolatopsis magusensis:
- a CDS encoding lipase family protein, whose product MTALLALSVTTTAASSATEPTAPGEASAAAIGLPGPLDDSFYTPPSPLPAGKAGDVIRWRPSIPGLNTLNANAWEVMYLSANALGQPNAVTGTVLVPKGVDPAKAPIVGFAVGTQGPAFKCTPSKAISRGTLYDQPAINDSLSAGYAVAVTDYEGYSSKTTPTYIVGQSMGPAVIDSVRAAQNFSPAKLSKSAKVIFQGYSQGGGGALWAAEKQPSYAPELNLVGAVAGGVPADLNEVAKGLDGYLGFGFLAFAAVGLDSAYPDLKLDSYLNDTGRTELENARKNACVVELLANYPFKKISDYTTSNPLDTPQWQARLAQNKLGANPPKVPVFQYHAAVDEIVNTPQADTLHKTYCGKGVTLQWNTYVAEHLTGIFAGNGDAHKWMTERFAGASAPSNC is encoded by the coding sequence ATCACCGCGCTGCTGGCGCTCTCGGTGACGACCACGGCCGCGTCCTCGGCGACCGAGCCCACCGCGCCCGGCGAGGCGAGCGCCGCCGCGATCGGGCTGCCCGGCCCGCTCGACGACTCCTTCTACACCCCGCCGTCGCCGCTGCCCGCCGGCAAGGCCGGTGACGTGATCCGGTGGCGGCCGTCCATCCCGGGCCTCAACACGCTCAACGCGAACGCCTGGGAGGTCATGTACCTCTCGGCCAACGCGCTGGGCCAGCCGAACGCGGTGACCGGCACGGTACTGGTGCCGAAGGGTGTCGACCCGGCGAAGGCGCCGATCGTCGGCTTCGCGGTGGGCACGCAGGGCCCGGCGTTCAAGTGCACGCCGTCGAAGGCGATCTCGCGGGGCACGCTGTACGACCAGCCCGCGATCAACGACTCGCTCAGCGCCGGGTACGCCGTCGCGGTCACCGACTACGAGGGCTACTCGTCGAAGACCACGCCGACCTACATCGTCGGGCAGTCGATGGGCCCGGCCGTGATCGACTCCGTGCGGGCGGCGCAGAACTTCAGCCCGGCGAAGCTGTCGAAGTCGGCGAAGGTGATCTTCCAGGGCTACTCGCAGGGTGGCGGGGGCGCGCTGTGGGCGGCGGAGAAGCAGCCGTCGTACGCGCCGGAGCTGAACCTGGTCGGCGCGGTGGCCGGTGGCGTGCCCGCCGACCTGAACGAGGTCGCGAAGGGCCTCGACGGCTACCTCGGCTTCGGCTTCCTCGCCTTCGCCGCGGTCGGCCTCGACTCCGCGTACCCGGACCTGAAGCTGGACTCGTACCTGAACGACACCGGCCGCACGGAACTGGAGAACGCCAGGAAGAACGCGTGCGTGGTGGAACTGCTGGCGAACTACCCGTTCAAGAAGATCAGCGACTACACCACCAGCAACCCGCTGGACACCCCGCAGTGGCAGGCGCGGCTGGCGCAGAACAAGCTGGGCGCCAACCCGCCGAAGGTGCCGGTGTTCCAGTACCACGCGGCGGTCGACGAGATCGTGAACACGCCGCAGGCCGACACCCTGCACAAGACCTACTGCGGCAAGGGTGTGACGCTGCAGTGGAACACCTACGTCGCCGAGCACCTGACCGGCATCTTCGCCGGGAACGGTGACGCGCACAAGTGGATGACCGAACGGTTCGCCGGGGCTAGCGCACCTTCGAACTGCTGA
- a CDS encoding ATP-grasp domain-containing protein: MKRHITIIHRWRERYAEYPEYLDHAENNVTYITTDVGIEGVPEGAAATAIVVNTDDIDEVRAKVVELAARFGKPAGIVALKEDDLEIGAALREEFGCPGPRVSAFVPFRDKLVMCGVIQDAGLPLPAFGPAGTAAQVLEFADEHGWPVIVKPRSESSSAGVVIVRDADHLATLELDDSRMVQKFVDHTVFHVDGYFDGVEVRRWSSAEYLNTCLSFRGGGILGSVEDDDPERLKAVGNATAQFISALTDEPTAFHLEVFVAPAADGGFEVQFLEVGARVGGAEIPFLWREVHGYDLMRAAFELQLGLVPQIADALEDKDLAGWMLVAAPAKRPCLITESTPVLGLTPGPYAERVLEVGEILPNAAAFYEHVGGRFRFRGSTSAEIIEAIENTVRHFKVAATPIEPD; the protein is encoded by the coding sequence ATGAAACGGCACATCACGATCATCCACCGGTGGCGCGAGCGCTACGCCGAATACCCGGAGTACCTCGACCACGCGGAGAACAACGTCACCTACATCACCACCGATGTGGGCATCGAAGGCGTTCCGGAAGGTGCGGCCGCGACGGCGATCGTGGTAAACACCGACGACATCGACGAGGTGCGCGCGAAGGTGGTCGAGCTGGCGGCCCGCTTCGGGAAGCCGGCCGGGATCGTCGCGCTCAAGGAGGACGACCTCGAGATCGGCGCGGCCCTGCGCGAGGAGTTCGGCTGCCCCGGTCCGCGGGTGTCGGCCTTCGTGCCGTTCCGGGACAAACTGGTGATGTGCGGCGTGATCCAGGACGCGGGCCTGCCGCTGCCGGCGTTCGGCCCGGCCGGGACCGCCGCGCAGGTGCTGGAGTTCGCGGACGAGCACGGGTGGCCGGTGATCGTGAAGCCGCGGAGCGAGAGCAGCAGCGCGGGCGTCGTCATCGTCCGGGACGCCGACCACCTGGCGACGCTCGAACTGGACGATTCACGCATGGTGCAGAAGTTCGTGGACCACACGGTGTTCCACGTGGACGGTTATTTCGACGGCGTCGAAGTCCGCCGCTGGAGTTCGGCGGAATACCTGAACACCTGCCTCAGCTTCCGCGGCGGCGGCATCCTGGGCTCGGTGGAAGACGACGACCCGGAACGCCTGAAGGCCGTCGGAAACGCCACGGCCCAGTTCATTTCGGCATTGACGGACGAACCGACCGCATTTCACTTGGAGGTTTTCGTCGCCCCAGCCGCGGACGGCGGATTCGAAGTCCAATTCCTGGAAGTCGGCGCGCGAGTCGGCGGTGCCGAAATCCCGTTCCTGTGGCGGGAAGTGCACGGCTACGACCTGATGCGGGCGGCCTTCGAACTGCAGTTGGGCCTGGTGCCGCAGATCGCGGATGCGCTGGAGGACAAGGACCTCGCCGGCTGGATGCTGGTCGCCGCGCCCGCGAAACGCCCGTGCCTGATCACCGAGTCCACGCCGGTGCTGGGCCTGACCCCGGGCCCCTACGCCGAACGCGTGCTGGAAGTCGGCGAAATCCTGCCCAACGCCGCGGCCTTCTACGAACACGTCGGCGGCCGCTTCCGCTTCCGAGGCTCGACGAGCGCGGAAATCATCGAAGCCATCGAAAACACCGTACGACACTTCAAAGTCGCCGCCACCCCCATCGAACCCGACTGA
- a CDS encoding DUF1206 domain-containing protein, which yields MPSSTKATEARHSKPVQVLGRVGMACYGVVHLIIAYLAIRIVASGGGQEADGRGAITEIGSTGFGGFLLWVVAVGLIAYGLWQALMAINGYQWIDKERRRTMKRVASAARCVMGISLGVYAIQLAAGSGKQGGSGDQQQQEFTAKLLALPAGPFLVGVLAVVVLGVAVSSAAKGIRKTFLDDLDFSSLPSGSRRWVERLGRVGYLAKSVVFGVVGVLIGYAAFTHDPGQAGGLDAALRTLADQPFGPVLLIAVAAGFAAFGAYCFGAAWAHRK from the coding sequence ATGCCCAGCAGTACGAAGGCGACCGAAGCCAGACACAGCAAGCCCGTCCAGGTGCTGGGGCGGGTGGGGATGGCTTGCTACGGCGTGGTCCACCTGATCATCGCCTACCTCGCGATCCGCATCGTCGCGTCCGGTGGCGGGCAGGAGGCGGACGGGCGCGGCGCGATCACCGAGATCGGTTCGACCGGCTTCGGCGGGTTCCTGTTGTGGGTGGTCGCGGTCGGCCTGATCGCGTACGGCCTTTGGCAGGCGCTGATGGCCATCAACGGTTACCAGTGGATCGACAAGGAGCGGCGCCGCACGATGAAGCGCGTGGCGTCGGCCGCGCGCTGTGTGATGGGGATTTCGCTCGGCGTGTACGCGATCCAGCTCGCCGCCGGGTCCGGCAAGCAGGGCGGTTCCGGTGACCAGCAGCAACAGGAGTTCACCGCGAAGCTGCTCGCCCTGCCCGCCGGGCCGTTCCTGGTCGGCGTGCTGGCCGTGGTGGTGCTCGGCGTCGCCGTGTCGTCGGCGGCCAAGGGGATCCGCAAGACGTTCCTCGACGACCTCGACTTCTCATCGCTGCCCAGCGGCTCGCGGCGCTGGGTCGAGCGTCTCGGCCGGGTCGGCTACCTGGCCAAGAGCGTGGTGTTCGGCGTGGTCGGCGTGCTGATCGGTTACGCGGCGTTCACCCACGACCCCGGCCAGGCCGGTGGCCTCGACGCGGCCCTGCGCACGCTGGCCGACCAGCCCTTCGGTCCGGTGCTGCTCATCGCGGTCGCGGCCGGGTTCGCGGCCTTCGGCGCGTACTGTTTCGGCGCGGCCTGGGCACACCGGAAGTGA
- a CDS encoding DoxX family protein, translating to MFARVKDVAALVGRIGIAVVFFAHGLQKWNNGVDATATMFGNLGLPLPTVAALFTIAVEILGSIAFLVGIAMPLVGIGYAIVGAGAIFAVHLDNGLTGQGGYELVLVLALAGLAIGFNGGRFSLDHVLFARKRESAGAERLSAQTA from the coding sequence ATGTTCGCTCGAGTCAAGGATGTCGCCGCACTGGTCGGCCGGATCGGGATCGCCGTGGTGTTCTTCGCACACGGGCTGCAGAAGTGGAACAACGGCGTGGACGCCACAGCCACGATGTTCGGGAACCTCGGCCTGCCGCTGCCCACGGTGGCCGCGTTGTTCACCATCGCGGTGGAGATCCTCGGCTCGATCGCCTTCCTGGTCGGCATCGCCATGCCGCTGGTCGGCATCGGCTACGCGATCGTCGGCGCCGGCGCGATCTTCGCGGTGCACCTCGACAACGGCCTGACCGGCCAGGGCGGCTACGAACTGGTGCTGGTGCTCGCACTGGCCGGGCTGGCGATCGGCTTCAACGGCGGCCGGTTCTCGCTCGACCACGTGCTGTTCGCCCGCAAGCGCGAGAGCGCGGGCGCCGAGCGGCTGTCGGCCCAGACCGCCTGA
- a CDS encoding TIGR03089 family protein — MSLTDALLRPHLSSPAKPLVTHYDDATGSRVELSVTTLVNWAAKTANWLVEEPEIEPGDPVAVALPAHWQTAGVLLGAWWCGAHVVADAAGAKVAFTGPGTTSSAAELTAVVSLDPMGRGLASAPGADAVDFLSDARTAGDTYSPLFPIERDTPALCSSTVEEVLAQVSTYAGKIAASDRVLSTVEWDLPDGVVRGLLAPLAAGASLVQVSNPDPAKLADRGRTERTTLELA; from the coding sequence GTGAGCCTTACCGACGCACTGCTGCGCCCGCACCTGTCCAGCCCGGCGAAACCGCTGGTCACGCACTACGACGACGCCACGGGCAGCCGGGTCGAACTGTCGGTGACCACGCTGGTGAACTGGGCCGCGAAAACGGCGAACTGGCTGGTCGAGGAGCCCGAGATCGAGCCGGGCGACCCGGTGGCCGTGGCGCTGCCCGCGCACTGGCAGACCGCCGGGGTGCTGCTCGGCGCGTGGTGGTGCGGGGCGCACGTGGTGGCCGACGCCGCGGGCGCGAAGGTCGCCTTCACCGGCCCGGGGACCACGAGCAGCGCGGCCGAGCTGACCGCGGTGGTGTCGCTGGACCCGATGGGCCGGGGGCTGGCGAGCGCGCCGGGCGCGGACGCCGTCGACTTCCTGTCCGACGCCCGCACGGCGGGTGACACCTACTCACCGCTGTTCCCGATCGAACGGGACACCCCGGCGCTGTGTTCGTCCACTGTGGAGGAAGTACTGGCACAGGTTTCCACCTATGCCGGGAAGATCGCCGCCAGCGATCGCGTTCTGTCCACTGTGGAGTGGGACCTGCCCGACGGCGTGGTGCGCGGCCTGCTCGCCCCGCTCGCGGCCGGGGCTTCGCTGGTCCAGGTCAGCAACCCGGATCCGGCGAAGCTCGCCGACCGCGGCCGGACCGAACGCACCACGCTCGAACTGGCTTGA
- a CDS encoding LCP family protein: MGGQDENEKRETGAPVEGDLESSTSDDQDDQDEPGTGDAAPAAAERKFVPSPVPRTKPAEPEAEPEPEAAAVVPHRRRPIRATGKVFLALLSVVALAATGYAYTTLDDFQDNVGTTDALLVDPDDPAAPPADDGATDILLVGADSRTDMQGNPLPLRVLKELRTEEKAGVNTDTLIILRIPKDGGKPAAVSIPRDTWIDVPQGGQAKINSVFGVTKARTAADLRREGGQDDAAVERESDQAGRAALVKTVQDFTQIRLDHYAEVGLLGFYLLTEALGGIKVCLNHATEDKDSGADFRKGVQTVSGGEALSFVRQRKNLPGGDLGRILRQQAFLSSALHQVLSAGTLTSPDKLNQLMEAVKKSVVVDPGMDLLEFAGQAKDIASGEINFQTIPVVAVGSRSEDGQSIIEVDLNAVRQFVAGLAGRGAEPPAGGGSAAGAALRQNDGVTCVD, translated from the coding sequence GTGGGCGGCCAGGACGAGAACGAGAAGCGGGAGACCGGGGCACCGGTCGAGGGGGACCTCGAATCGTCCACTTCGGACGACCAGGACGACCAGGACGAGCCGGGCACCGGGGACGCGGCTCCGGCTGCCGCTGAGCGGAAGTTCGTGCCGTCGCCGGTACCCCGCACCAAGCCCGCCGAGCCGGAAGCCGAGCCCGAACCCGAAGCCGCTGCCGTGGTGCCGCACCGGCGCCGGCCGATCCGGGCCACCGGGAAGGTGTTCCTCGCGCTGCTGTCGGTCGTGGCGCTGGCGGCCACCGGGTACGCCTACACCACGCTGGACGACTTCCAGGACAACGTCGGCACCACCGACGCGCTGCTCGTCGACCCCGACGACCCGGCGGCCCCGCCCGCCGACGACGGCGCCACCGACATCCTGCTGGTCGGCGCCGATTCCCGCACCGACATGCAGGGCAACCCGCTGCCGCTGCGGGTGCTCAAGGAGTTGCGCACCGAGGAGAAGGCCGGGGTCAACACCGACACCCTGATCATCCTGCGCATCCCGAAGGACGGCGGTAAGCCCGCCGCCGTCTCGATCCCCCGCGACACCTGGATCGACGTGCCGCAGGGCGGTCAGGCGAAGATCAACTCGGTGTTCGGCGTGACCAAGGCGAGGACCGCCGCCGACCTGCGTCGCGAGGGCGGCCAGGACGACGCGGCCGTCGAACGCGAGTCCGACCAGGCGGGCCGCGCCGCGCTGGTGAAGACCGTGCAGGACTTCACCCAGATCCGCCTCGACCACTACGCCGAGGTCGGCCTGCTGGGCTTCTACCTGCTCACCGAGGCGCTCGGCGGCATCAAGGTGTGCCTGAACCACGCCACCGAGGACAAGGACTCCGGGGCGGACTTCCGCAAGGGCGTGCAGACCGTCTCCGGCGGCGAGGCGCTGTCCTTCGTCCGCCAGCGCAAGAACCTGCCCGGCGGGGACCTGGGGCGCATCCTGCGGCAGCAGGCGTTCCTGTCCTCCGCGCTGCACCAGGTGCTCTCCGCGGGCACGCTGACCAGCCCGGACAAGCTGAACCAGCTGATGGAGGCGGTGAAGAAGTCGGTCGTCGTCGATCCGGGCATGGACCTGCTGGAGTTCGCCGGTCAGGCGAAGGACATCGCCTCCGGGGAGATCAACTTCCAGACCATCCCGGTGGTGGCCGTCGGCTCTCGCAGCGAGGACGGGCAGAGCATCATCGAGGTCGACCTGAACGCGGTGCGCCAGTTCGTGGCCGGACTGGCCGGTCGTGGCGCCGAGCCGCCCGCCGGTGGCGGTTCCGCGGCCGGTGCGGCGCTGCGGCAGAACGACGGCGTCACCTGCGTGGATTAA
- a CDS encoding LCP family protein, with the protein MTEGPPRPYTESAEEPPRRRSAPAAFALWSARSVLALFSAIVLVLTWYGSQVLGELNEGLTTTDVIGGGFQKKPLDGAVDILLVGQDSRTDNDGNPLPREVLDMLHGGKADGERQTDTMILVHIPQNGERAVAISFPRDSLVELSGGYGKHKLNSAFVYAYNDTSSTLQQQGEADLKKVDEQSKVAGRKNLISTIETLIGKPGMIDRYAEVNLLSFYEVTQAIGGVEVCLNQPVKEWRSGVDLPAGLQTVQGKQALSFVRQRYELPNGDLDRIARQQAFLSGMARKVLSPDVLMSPSRITGVIEAVKKSVILSKDWDLLEFAEQMRGMTGGQVEFRTIPTEGNGKFGGADIVKIDNEKVRAFVDGLTDDGPDAPAEPTGTPDGKIPGAERTTVDVFNASGNATTATQVKDLLRGKGFLEGASTQLDGRSTTVVRYAPGSEAAAEAVKQALGNKVQAEPDADVPAGHVRVLLGRDYKVDANGAAGAGQSSAPPVEPVEPPADPSAGAPPAGPPPITAGGVPCIN; encoded by the coding sequence GTGACCGAGGGGCCGCCGCGGCCGTACACCGAATCTGCGGAAGAGCCGCCGCGCAGGCGCAGCGCGCCCGCCGCTTTCGCACTCTGGAGCGCGCGAAGCGTGCTCGCGCTGTTCTCCGCCATCGTCCTGGTGCTGACCTGGTACGGCTCCCAGGTGCTCGGCGAGCTGAACGAGGGGCTGACCACCACCGACGTGATCGGCGGCGGGTTCCAGAAGAAGCCGCTCGACGGCGCCGTGGACATCCTGCTGGTCGGCCAGGACAGCCGCACCGACAACGACGGCAACCCGCTGCCCCGCGAGGTGCTGGACATGCTGCACGGCGGCAAGGCCGACGGCGAGCGCCAGACCGACACGATGATCCTGGTGCACATCCCGCAGAACGGCGAGCGGGCGGTGGCCATCTCCTTCCCGCGCGACTCGCTGGTCGAGCTGTCCGGCGGCTACGGCAAGCACAAGCTGAACAGCGCCTTCGTCTACGCCTACAACGACACCTCCAGCACCCTGCAGCAGCAGGGCGAGGCCGACCTGAAGAAGGTCGACGAGCAGTCGAAGGTGGCCGGGCGCAAGAACCTGATCAGCACCATCGAGACGCTGATCGGCAAGCCCGGCATGATCGACCGCTACGCCGAGGTGAACCTGCTCAGCTTCTACGAGGTCACCCAGGCCATCGGCGGCGTCGAGGTGTGCCTGAACCAGCCGGTCAAGGAGTGGCGCTCGGGCGTGGACCTGCCGGCCGGGCTGCAGACGGTTCAGGGCAAGCAGGCGCTGTCGTTCGTCCGCCAGCGCTACGAGCTGCCCAACGGCGACCTCGACCGGATCGCCCGCCAGCAGGCGTTCCTCTCCGGCATGGCGCGCAAGGTGCTCTCCCCGGACGTGCTGATGAGCCCGTCCCGGATCACCGGCGTGATCGAGGCGGTGAAGAAGTCGGTCATCCTCTCGAAGGACTGGGACCTGCTGGAGTTCGCCGAGCAGATGCGCGGCATGACCGGCGGCCAGGTCGAGTTCCGCACGATCCCCACCGAGGGCAACGGCAAGTTCGGCGGGGCGGACATCGTCAAGATCGACAACGAGAAGGTCCGGGCCTTCGTCGACGGCCTGACCGACGACGGCCCCGACGCACCGGCCGAGCCGACCGGCACACCGGACGGCAAGATCCCCGGCGCCGAGCGGACCACGGTGGACGTGTTCAACGCCAGCGGCAACGCGACCACCGCCACGCAGGTCAAGGACCTGTTGCGCGGCAAGGGTTTCCTCGAAGGCGCGAGCACCCAGCTGGACGGTCGTTCGACCACCGTGGTGCGCTACGCCCCCGGCAGCGAGGCCGCCGCCGAAGCGGTCAAGCAGGCGTTGGGCAACAAGGTCCAGGCCGAGCCGGACGCCGACGTGCCCGCCGGGCACGTGCGGGTGCTGCTGGGCCGCGACTACAAGGTGGACGCGAACGGCGCCGCCGGGGCCGGGCAGTCGTCCGCTCCGCCGGTCGAGCCGGTCGAGCCCCCCGCCGACCCGTCCGCCGGCGCACCTCCCGCCGGCCCGCCCCCGATCACCGCGGGTGGCGTGCCCTGCATCAACTGA
- the rfbB gene encoding dTDP-glucose 4,6-dehydratase, with translation MRVLVTGGAGFIGSHYVRQALTGAYPSLAEAEIVVLDKLTYAGTKTNLAPVAADPRLRFVRGDICDAELVAGLVKGVDLLVHFAAESHVDRSIDGSADFVLTNVLGTQTLLQAALNAGVGKFVHVSTDEVYGSIEEGSWTEDHILEPNSPYSASKASSDLLARSFHRTHGMPVCITRCSNNYGPYQFPEKVIPLFVTTLLDGGNVPLYGDGLNVRDWLHVDDHCHGIQLVADGGRPGEIYNIGGGTELTNRELTERLLAAVGAGWDRVEPVTDRKGHDRRYSVDITKIADELGYRPRVSFDEGLAATVRWYQENRAWWESLKERAALGAR, from the coding sequence ATGCGGGTTCTGGTCACCGGTGGCGCGGGATTCATCGGTTCGCACTATGTGAGACAGGCGCTGACCGGCGCTTATCCGTCCCTGGCCGAGGCCGAGATCGTGGTGCTGGACAAGCTCACCTACGCCGGGACCAAGACGAACCTGGCCCCGGTCGCCGCCGATCCCCGGCTGCGGTTCGTCCGCGGCGACATCTGCGACGCCGAGCTGGTCGCGGGCCTGGTGAAGGGCGTCGACCTGCTCGTGCACTTCGCCGCGGAATCGCATGTGGACCGGTCGATCGACGGCTCGGCGGACTTCGTGCTGACCAACGTGCTGGGCACGCAGACCCTGCTCCAGGCAGCGCTGAACGCCGGGGTCGGCAAGTTCGTGCACGTCTCCACCGACGAGGTCTACGGCTCCATCGAAGAAGGTTCGTGGACCGAAGATCACATTTTGGAACCGAATTCGCCGTATTCGGCTTCGAAGGCCTCTTCGGATCTGCTGGCGCGCTCGTTCCACCGCACGCACGGAATGCCGGTGTGCATTACCCGGTGTTCGAACAACTACGGTCCGTACCAGTTCCCGGAGAAGGTGATCCCGCTTTTCGTCACCACTCTCCTCGACGGCGGGAACGTGCCCCTCTACGGCGACGGGCTGAACGTTCGTGACTGGCTGCACGTGGACGATCACTGCCACGGCATCCAGCTGGTGGCCGACGGCGGCAGGCCGGGCGAGATCTACAACATCGGCGGCGGCACCGAGCTGACCAACCGCGAGCTGACCGAGCGCCTGCTGGCCGCGGTCGGCGCGGGCTGGGACCGGGTCGAGCCGGTGACCGACCGCAAGGGCCACGACCGGCGGTATTCGGTGGACATCACCAAGATCGCCGACGAGCTGGGCTACCGGCCGCGGGTGTCGTTCGACGAGGGCCTGGCCGCGACCGTGCGGTGGTACCAGGAAAACCGCGCCTGGTGGGAATCGCTCAAGGAGCGGGCCGCGCTGGGGGCTCGATGA
- the rfbD gene encoding dTDP-4-dehydrorhamnose reductase has protein sequence MSGLELLVPGGTGQLGRDLAALAGPGLGVTAPGSADLDVTRPGAVIEAVTALSDRAAAAGAQPVVINAAAYTAVDKAETEEARAFAINADGPRVLAAACSSRRVPLIHVSTDYVFSGEASAPYEPDDALGPRTAYGRTKAAGEDAVLGSGASAWVVRTAWVYGKHGTNFLKTMTTLESTRDTLSVVDDQRGTPTWSADLAAALVELAGMIAAGNGPATRVLHCTGAGETTWYGFAQAIFRHLGADPARISPCRTEDFPRPAPRPAYSVLSTKSWQGAGLTPPRPWDEALAAYFKA, from the coding sequence ATGAGCGGGCTGGAACTGCTGGTCCCGGGCGGCACGGGCCAGCTGGGCCGCGACCTGGCCGCGCTGGCGGGCCCCGGCCTCGGGGTGACCGCGCCGGGCTCCGCGGACCTGGACGTGACGCGCCCGGGCGCGGTGATCGAGGCGGTCACGGCCCTGTCCGACCGCGCGGCGGCCGCAGGCGCGCAACCCGTGGTCATCAACGCGGCCGCGTACACCGCGGTGGACAAGGCCGAGACCGAGGAAGCGCGCGCCTTCGCCATCAACGCGGACGGCCCCCGCGTCCTCGCGGCGGCTTGCTCTTCTCGTCGGGTGCCACTGATCCACGTGTCGACCGACTACGTGTTCTCCGGCGAGGCAAGCGCCCCCTACGAACCGGACGACGCCCTCGGCCCGCGCACCGCCTACGGCCGCACGAAGGCAGCGGGCGAGGACGCGGTACTGGGTTCGGGCGCCTCGGCGTGGGTGGTCCGGACCGCGTGGGTCTACGGCAAGCACGGCACGAACTTCCTGAAAACCATGACCACCCTGGAATCCACGCGGGACACACTGTCCGTTGTGGACGATCAGCGCGGCACTCCCACCTGGTCGGCCGACCTGGCCGCGGCCCTGGTCGAGTTGGCAGGCATGATCGCCGCAGGCAACGGCCCAGCCACCCGCGTCCTGCACTGCACGGGCGCCGGGGAAACCACCTGGTACGGCTTCGCCCAAGCCATCTTCCGCCACCTGGGCGCCGACCCGGCACGCATCTCGCCGTGCCGCACGGAAGATTTCCCACGCCCAGCCCCGCGCCCGGCGTACTCGGTGCTCTCCACCAAATCCTGGCAAGGCGCCGGCCTGACCCCACCCCGCCCCTGGGACGAGGCCCTAGCCGCCTACTTCAAGGCCTGA
- a CDS encoding glycosyltransferase family 4 protein — MVDRPLRVLLDGTPLLGVRTGIGHYTASLSEELASLSTVDTRAVAFTLRGWRRLRHVLPHGVRARGMPVAARLLRRSWLHGNFPPVELFAGSTDVVHGTNFVLPGIARAAGVLTIHDLAFIDAPEELSPSDRDLPVLVRRGAARADVICTPTVAVAEAVSARFEVPREKIVVTPLGVDPAWFTARPLSKEQRERLGLPSEYLLFVGAAGPRKGLPWLREAHAAAADLPPLVFTGPGKFELSDRSMRLGYLPPVDLRAVVAGAAALVLPSRDEGFGLPVLEAMACDVPVVCTDIPALAEVSGGYSRLVPYRDVDALIEALRSAVSDPHAASTSVSRRAHAASYTWRLCAEKTVDAYRQAAGR, encoded by the coding sequence ATGGTTGACCGGCCCCTGCGCGTCCTGCTCGACGGCACTCCCCTGCTCGGCGTCCGCACCGGTATCGGGCACTACACCGCTTCGCTGTCCGAAGAACTCGCTTCGCTGTCTACTGTGGACACACGCGCGGTGGCGTTCACCCTGCGTGGCTGGCGCCGGTTGCGGCACGTGCTGCCGCACGGGGTCCGCGCTCGGGGCATGCCGGTGGCGGCGCGCCTGCTGCGACGATCGTGGCTGCACGGCAACTTCCCGCCGGTCGAACTGTTCGCCGGCTCGACCGATGTGGTGCACGGGACCAACTTCGTGCTGCCGGGCATCGCGCGGGCCGCAGGCGTGCTGACCATCCACGACCTGGCGTTCATCGACGCGCCGGAGGAGCTGTCGCCGAGCGATCGGGACCTGCCGGTGCTGGTCCGGCGGGGTGCCGCCCGCGCGGACGTCATCTGCACGCCGACGGTCGCCGTCGCGGAGGCGGTGTCCGCCCGGTTCGAGGTGCCGCGGGAGAAAATCGTGGTGACGCCGCTGGGCGTCGACCCGGCTTGGTTCACCGCGCGGCCGTTGTCGAAGGAGCAGCGCGAACGGCTGGGGCTGCCTTCGGAATATCTGCTGTTCGTCGGCGCGGCCGGGCCACGCAAGGGTTTGCCGTGGCTACGGGAAGCACACGCGGCGGCGGCGGACCTGCCGCCGCTGGTGTTCACCGGGCCGGGCAAGTTCGAACTCTCGGACCGGTCGATGCGCCTGGGCTACCTGCCGCCGGTCGACCTGCGCGCGGTCGTCGCGGGCGCGGCGGCGCTGGTGCTGCCTTCGCGGGACGAGGGCTTCGGGCTGCCGGTACTGGAGGCGATGGCGTGTGATGTCCCGGTGGTCTGCACCGACATCCCGGCGCTGGCGGAGGTTTCCGGGGGGTATTCACGCCTGGTGCCTTACCGGGACGTGGACGCTCTGATCGAGGCCCTGCGCTCGGCCGTCTCCGATCCCCATGCGGCTTCGACTTCCGTTTCGAGGCGCGCGCATGCGGCGAGTTATACGTGGCGGTTGTGTGCGGAGAAGACTGTGGATGCTTATCGGCAGGCTGCTGGTAGGTAG